From a single Mus caroli chromosome X, CAROLI_EIJ_v1.1, whole genome shotgun sequence genomic region:
- the Tmsb4x gene encoding thymosin beta-4, whose product MSDKPDMAEIEKFDKSKLKKTETQEKNPLPSKETIEQEKQAGES is encoded by the exons ATGTCTGACAAACCCGATATGGCTGAGATCGAGAAATTCGATAAGTCGaaattgaagaaaacagaaacgCAAGAGAAAAATCCTCTGCCTTCAAAAGAAA caattgaacaaGAGAAGCAAGCTGGCGAATCGTAA